The Citrifermentans bemidjiense Bem genome window below encodes:
- a CDS encoding FAD-binding protein, which yields MQNEKKIKKPRGIARLVAGKCIACGARCESSCPVSGIQMSEAGEPSIVDGKCIGCAKCVKVCAAGALEMFYTPEELELLKQWEAQHGAVEEELDPAEKELRAKLAQYRGVWVFIEQYQGEAAKVSWELLGVGKELAATLGVKLSALIIGHEVAHLCEEAFAYGADQAVVLDESVFKDYRTKPFTDAVCHLVEKHKPEVILMGATGQGRDLAGAVATIVKTGLTADCTGLGIDDKRNLMQTRPAFGGNIMATIMCDRFRPQMATVRPHVMAMPERKDGSKGVVILEQFYLREQDILAKVIETISDKGGADIDIAGAEIIVSGGRGLMNKDNFALLHELAVELGGVVGASRSAVDAGWMPHSRQVGQTGKTVRPKIYIACGISGAIQHLVGMQDSDVVIAINRDAEAPIFQVATYGIVGDLFQVLPALTRRVREMKGARGGSVPDRIAV from the coding sequence ATGCAAAACGAGAAGAAGATCAAGAAACCACGCGGCATAGCACGGCTGGTAGCCGGCAAGTGCATAGCCTGCGGAGCCCGGTGCGAGAGTTCCTGCCCGGTAAGCGGCATCCAGATGAGCGAGGCCGGTGAGCCCTCTATCGTCGACGGGAAGTGCATCGGCTGCGCCAAGTGCGTCAAGGTCTGTGCCGCCGGCGCCCTGGAGATGTTCTACACCCCCGAGGAGCTGGAGCTGCTGAAACAGTGGGAAGCCCAGCACGGCGCCGTCGAAGAGGAGCTCGACCCGGCCGAAAAGGAGCTTCGCGCCAAGCTCGCGCAGTACCGTGGCGTATGGGTCTTCATCGAACAGTACCAGGGCGAGGCCGCCAAGGTCTCCTGGGAACTCCTCGGCGTGGGTAAGGAACTCGCCGCAACGCTCGGAGTGAAGCTTTCCGCCCTCATCATCGGCCACGAGGTCGCCCACCTCTGCGAAGAGGCCTTCGCCTACGGCGCCGATCAGGCCGTCGTCCTGGACGAGAGTGTCTTCAAGGACTACCGCACCAAGCCCTTCACCGACGCCGTCTGCCACCTGGTCGAAAAGCACAAGCCGGAGGTGATCCTCATGGGGGCCACCGGCCAGGGGCGCGACCTCGCTGGCGCCGTGGCCACCATTGTCAAGACCGGTCTCACCGCCGACTGCACCGGCCTCGGCATCGACGACAAGCGGAACCTGATGCAGACCCGCCCCGCCTTCGGCGGCAACATCATGGCCACCATCATGTGCGACCGCTTCCGTCCCCAGATGGCGACGGTCAGGCCCCACGTCATGGCCATGCCCGAGCGAAAGGACGGCAGCAAAGGCGTAGTGATCCTCGAGCAGTTCTACCTGCGTGAGCAGGACATCCTCGCCAAGGTGATCGAGACCATTAGCGACAAAGGCGGCGCGGACATCGACATCGCCGGAGCCGAGATCATCGTCTCCGGCGGCCGCGGTCTGATGAACAAGGACAACTTCGCCCTCCTGCACGAGCTGGCAGTCGAACTGGGCGGAGTGGTCGGCGCCTCCAGAAGCGCCGTCGACGCGGGGTGGATGCCGCACAGCCGTCAGGTAGGGCAGACCGGAAAGACCGTCCGTCCCAAGATCTACATAGCCTGCGGCATCTCCGGCGCCATCCAGCACCTGGTCGGGATGCAGGACTCCGACGTAGTCATAGCCATCAACAGGGACGCAGAGGCCCCCATCTTCCAGGTGGCCACCTACGGGATAGTGGGAGACCTGTTCCAGGTGCTCCCGGCGCTGACGCGCAGGGTCCGCGAAATGAAAGGTGCCCGCGGCGGGTCGGTCCCGGACCGCATCGCCGTTTGA
- a CDS encoding DUF6290 family protein, which yields MDYLETNDGRQRRHIISVRVSDEELEYLTRLLELHNTTMSELMRDALGSPALLRRVRPTRRRHSQRAP from the coding sequence ATGGACTACTTAGAAACCAATGACGGCCGCCAGCGGCGGCACATAATCTCGGTCCGGGTAAGCGACGAGGAGCTGGAGTATCTTACCCGTCTGCTAGAGCTTCACAACACCACCATGTCCGAGCTGATGAGGGATGCCCTCGGCTCGCCCGCCTTGCTGCGCCGCGTCAGACCCACGAGGCGCCGCCACTCTCAGCGCGCGCCCTGA
- a CDS encoding (Fe-S)-binding protein, which yields MEATRELYWNIGHGAAVLVPMYVVTFAALGLLAYYGYQRLAIYRQGKPVNRTDNRAERVKMLLQNVLLQSKVLKVKAPGFAHGFFFWSFAVLFVGTALVALQADGTDLLFHVRFLTGSFYKIFSLALDLAGLAATLMLAGFAVRRYLVRPAGLESSRDDAIMHGLLFAILITGFLIEGARMAVTELVYQPELAYWSPVGLLVANALSGLGDQALRSLHAGLWWLHFALVAGFICSIPFTKFRHIFTTSANYFLAPLGPKGALVTLDMEGDAESFGAAKLGDLTWKDIFDTDACTKCKRCQDRCPAHGTDKPLSPMKIIDQVGEIARGQAEDNLVETLGKDAVWSCTTCRACQEICPAAVEHVNKVVDVRRNLVLMEGEFPGEEVTTAMGNVEVNGNPLGLAFASRGDWAQDLPVTLMSDCADVDILYFVGCYASFDKRNIKVATAFVKLCAAAGIKVGILGKEEKCCGEPMRKMGNEYLYQTLAAENIAMIKEYGVKKVVTACPHCFNTLAKDYRDLGFDVETEHYTTFLNRLLKEGSLKVTPGAFECTYHDSCYLGRYNDTYEAPRELVQAAGGTIREMDRSQAESFCCGAGGGRIMAEEKLGSRISVKRSQMASATGAGMLVSNCPFCLTMFEDGIKGAELEGLLVPRDIAEILVEKVVA from the coding sequence ATGGAAGCTACGCGCGAACTTTATTGGAACATAGGCCACGGGGCGGCGGTGCTGGTCCCGATGTACGTGGTCACCTTCGCGGCCCTGGGGCTGCTCGCCTACTACGGCTACCAGCGGCTCGCCATCTACCGGCAGGGTAAGCCCGTGAACAGGACCGACAACCGCGCCGAGCGTGTGAAGATGCTCCTGCAAAACGTCCTGCTGCAGAGCAAGGTGCTCAAGGTCAAAGCCCCCGGCTTTGCCCACGGCTTCTTCTTCTGGTCCTTCGCCGTCCTCTTCGTCGGGACCGCCCTGGTGGCGCTGCAGGCTGACGGCACCGACCTTCTCTTCCACGTCCGCTTCCTCACCGGCAGCTTCTACAAGATCTTCTCGCTGGCCCTTGACCTGGCTGGCCTTGCCGCCACCTTGATGCTGGCCGGGTTCGCGGTGCGCCGCTACCTGGTGCGCCCGGCGGGCCTTGAGAGCAGCCGCGACGACGCCATCATGCACGGCCTTCTCTTCGCCATCCTCATCACCGGCTTTCTCATCGAGGGTGCGCGCATGGCGGTTACCGAGCTGGTCTACCAGCCCGAGCTTGCCTACTGGTCCCCGGTGGGGCTATTGGTGGCGAACGCGCTTTCGGGGCTTGGCGATCAAGCTCTCCGCTCGCTGCACGCGGGGCTTTGGTGGCTGCATTTCGCCCTCGTCGCCGGCTTCATCTGTTCCATCCCCTTCACCAAGTTCCGCCACATCTTCACCACCTCGGCCAACTATTTCCTGGCGCCGCTCGGCCCCAAGGGTGCGCTGGTGACGCTGGACATGGAAGGGGACGCCGAGAGCTTCGGCGCCGCCAAGCTCGGGGACCTCACCTGGAAAGACATCTTCGACACCGACGCCTGCACCAAGTGCAAGCGCTGCCAGGACCGCTGTCCCGCCCACGGCACCGACAAGCCGCTCTCGCCGATGAAGATCATCGACCAGGTGGGCGAGATCGCGCGCGGACAAGCCGAGGACAACCTGGTCGAGACGCTGGGAAAAGACGCCGTCTGGTCCTGCACCACCTGCCGCGCCTGCCAGGAGATCTGCCCGGCCGCGGTGGAGCATGTCAACAAGGTGGTTGACGTCCGGCGCAACCTGGTCCTCATGGAAGGTGAATTCCCCGGTGAAGAGGTGACCACCGCCATGGGCAACGTCGAGGTCAACGGCAATCCCCTGGGGCTCGCCTTCGCCTCCCGCGGCGACTGGGCGCAGGACCTGCCGGTCACGCTCATGTCCGACTGCGCCGACGTCGACATACTCTATTTCGTCGGCTGCTACGCCTCCTTCGACAAACGGAACATCAAGGTCGCCACCGCCTTCGTCAAGCTCTGCGCCGCCGCCGGCATCAAGGTCGGCATCCTGGGCAAGGAAGAGAAGTGCTGCGGTGAGCCTATGCGGAAGATGGGCAACGAGTACCTCTACCAGACCCTCGCCGCCGAGAACATCGCCATGATCAAGGAGTACGGGGTGAAGAAGGTCGTCACCGCCTGCCCGCACTGCTTCAACACGCTGGCCAAGGATTACCGTGACCTGGGCTTCGACGTCGAGACCGAGCACTACACCACCTTCCTCAACCGTCTCCTCAAGGAAGGAAGTCTCAAGGTGACCCCGGGCGCCTTCGAATGCACCTACCATGACTCCTGCTACTTGGGGCGCTACAACGACACCTACGAGGCACCCCGCGAGCTGGTTCAGGCGGCCGGGGGCACCATCCGCGAGATGGATAGAAGCCAGGCGGAAAGCTTCTGCTGCGGAGCCGGCGGCGGCCGCATCATGGCCGAGGAAAAGCTCGGAAGCCGCATCAGCGTCAAGCGTTCCCAGATGGCCTCGGCGACCGGCGCCGGCATGCTGGTCTCCAACTGCCCCTTCTGCCTCACCATGTTCGAGGACGGCATCAAGGGAGCGGAGCTGGAAGGGCTGCTGGTCCCGAGAGACATCGCCGAGATCCTGGTGGAAAAGGTAGTCGCGTAG
- the sucD gene encoding succinate--CoA ligase subunit alpha — protein sequence MSILVDKNTKVITQGITGATGLFHAQGAREYGTQMVGGVTPGKGGSNVDGFPVFNTVAEAVEKTGANASVIYVPPPFAADSIMEAIDAGLDLVCCITEGIPVLDMVKVKQYMQGKKTRLIGPNCPGVITPGQCKIGIMPGYIHRPGKVGVVSRSGTLTYEAVWQLTGYGLGQSTCVGIGGDPVNGTSHLDCLKMFEEDPDTEAVIMIGEIGGSAEEEAAYFVKEHMTKPVAGYIAGRTAPPGKRMGHAGAIISGGKGTAAEKVAILESCGISVAATPAEMAQALMKVYRPDSKVSHHYVNAPAAAAAS from the coding sequence ATGAGCATCTTAGTCGACAAGAACACCAAGGTCATCACCCAGGGCATCACCGGTGCCACCGGTCTCTTCCACGCGCAGGGCGCGCGCGAGTACGGCACCCAGATGGTAGGCGGGGTAACCCCCGGCAAGGGAGGGTCCAACGTCGACGGCTTCCCCGTCTTCAACACCGTCGCTGAGGCGGTAGAAAAGACCGGCGCCAACGCGAGCGTCATCTACGTGCCGCCGCCGTTTGCCGCAGACTCCATCATGGAGGCCATCGATGCCGGCCTCGATCTCGTCTGCTGCATCACCGAGGGGATTCCGGTCCTCGACATGGTCAAGGTGAAGCAATACATGCAGGGCAAGAAGACCCGCCTGATCGGCCCCAACTGTCCCGGCGTGATCACCCCCGGCCAGTGCAAGATAGGCATCATGCCCGGCTACATCCACCGTCCGGGCAAGGTCGGCGTCGTCTCCCGCAGCGGCACCCTCACCTACGAAGCGGTCTGGCAGCTGACCGGTTACGGCCTGGGGCAATCCACCTGCGTCGGCATCGGCGGCGACCCCGTCAACGGCACCAGCCATCTGGACTGCCTGAAGATGTTCGAAGAAGACCCCGACACCGAAGCCGTCATCATGATCGGCGAGATCGGCGGCAGTGCCGAAGAAGAAGCCGCCTATTTCGTCAAGGAGCACATGACCAAGCCGGTGGCAGGCTACATCGCCGGGCGCACCGCCCCTCCGGGAAAAAGGATGGGCCATGCCGGCGCCATCATCTCCGGCGGCAAGGGGACCGCGGCCGAGAAAGTAGCCATCTTGGAATCCTGCGGCATCAGCGTAGCGGCCACCCCCGCCGAGATGGCCCAGGCTCTGATGAAGGTGTACCGCCCCGATTCCAAGGTGAGTCACCACTACGTCAACGCCCCCGCCGCAGCCGCGGCGTCGTAA
- the sucC gene encoding ADP-forming succinate--CoA ligase subunit beta: MNIHEYQAKAILRKFGVPVPDGHVCYNGASAREWAKRLGEGPWVVKAQIHAGGRGKGGGVKLAKSASEVQLIARDMLGMTLRTHQTGPEGKVVHRVLVENGCNIARELYVSLVVDRNSSKVAVMASTEGGMDIEEVAAKTPEKIFTETIDPLVGLTQFQGRKIAFSLGLEGKQVGKAVKMLEALYTTFIACDCAMLEVNPLVVTAEGELLALDAKFGFDDNALFRHLQIGDMRDFDEEDPNEIEASQHDLSYISLTGNIGCLVNGAGLAMATMDIIKHYGGDPANFLDVGGGATIERVTEAFKIILSDRNVEGILVNIFGGIMKCDVIATGVIQAARQVALKVPLVVRLEGTNVEKGKELLAQSGLDIVAADGMADAAQKIVMAVSAKGGRA, translated from the coding sequence ATGAACATTCACGAGTATCAGGCAAAAGCGATATTGAGAAAATTCGGCGTGCCGGTCCCGGACGGGCATGTCTGCTATAACGGCGCCAGCGCCCGCGAGTGGGCCAAGAGGCTCGGCGAAGGACCTTGGGTGGTGAAGGCGCAGATCCATGCCGGCGGCCGCGGCAAAGGCGGCGGCGTGAAGCTCGCCAAGAGCGCAAGCGAAGTGCAGTTGATCGCCCGCGACATGCTGGGCATGACCTTGAGGACTCACCAGACCGGACCGGAAGGGAAGGTGGTACACCGGGTCCTGGTCGAAAACGGCTGCAACATCGCCCGCGAACTTTATGTAAGCCTCGTCGTCGACCGCAACAGCTCCAAAGTCGCGGTGATGGCATCCACCGAAGGGGGGATGGACATCGAGGAAGTGGCGGCCAAGACCCCGGAGAAGATCTTCACCGAAACCATCGATCCGCTGGTGGGGCTGACCCAGTTCCAGGGCCGCAAGATCGCTTTCAGCTTGGGGCTCGAAGGGAAGCAGGTGGGGAAAGCAGTCAAGATGTTGGAGGCGCTCTACACCACCTTCATCGCCTGCGACTGCGCCATGCTGGAAGTGAACCCGCTGGTGGTCACCGCGGAGGGGGAACTCCTGGCGCTCGACGCCAAGTTCGGCTTCGACGACAATGCGCTCTTCCGCCACCTGCAGATAGGCGACATGCGCGACTTCGACGAGGAAGACCCCAACGAGATCGAGGCGTCGCAGCACGACCTCTCCTACATCTCCCTTACCGGCAACATCGGCTGCCTCGTTAACGGCGCAGGCCTCGCCATGGCCACCATGGACATCATCAAGCACTACGGGGGAGATCCCGCCAACTTCCTGGACGTAGGGGGCGGGGCCACCATCGAGCGCGTCACCGAGGCCTTCAAAATCATCCTCTCCGACCGTAACGTGGAAGGGATCCTGGTCAACATCTTCGGCGGCATCATGAAGTGCGACGTCATCGCCACCGGCGTCATCCAGGCGGCGCGCCAGGTCGCCCTCAAGGTACCCCTGGTGGTCCGGCTGGAAGGGACCAACGTGGAAAAAGGCAAAGAGCTCCTGGCCCAAAGCGGGCTCGACATAGTCGCCGCCGACGGGATGGCCGACGCCGCCCAGAAAATCGTGATGGCCGTTTCTGCCAAAGGGGGGAGAGCATGA
- a CDS encoding (Fe-S)-binding protein: MPSTQIYFMPLFIIALVAFCFSCYQRLQLVAVGTSEDRFDRPGERLAGMFRYAFGQERVLARPYGLNHFALFWAFMLLLVANVSFLAEGLFPGFTLSALPAPLHHALGLAFDLVSVVALVSVAVALTRRLFFAPSYLGNDYTKACSGEALLILALIATLMVAFFLLNAAQIALGAEQTLRPVSGALATLLRGMPQASLEAIASASWWVHAVVLLLFMNLLPRSKHMHILTAIPNCYFRNLEKPNVQPRESFELGKRFGVSEVAQFSWKDLLDSFSCTECGRCQDLCPAHNTGKPLNPRRIIHDIKVNLLENGVANAGKQQLPLIGEKAEGTSCEDALWSCTTCGACLSVCPVLIEHMPKIVKMRRHLVQEKARFPEELLNLFENMEQRSNPWGIAPSERGKWATLLGDREFTAGKTEYLFFVGCAGSFDSRAKQTTVALATVLDKAGVTWGILGREELCCGDSVRRLGNEFVFDRMARENVAKFKEKGVTKIVTQCPHCFSTLKNDYRQYGLELEVLHHSELIARLVQEGKLPAAKGVNLGKTLFHDSCYLGRHNDTFDAPRQVIEAATGAAPGEFERQKENGFCCGAGGGRMWMEEQIGTRINHDRVNEALKQQPDTICVSCPYCMTMLEDGLKDQGAEKVRVKDIAEVMAEAIN; encoded by the coding sequence ATGCCAAGCACTCAAATCTATTTCATGCCGCTTTTCATCATCGCCCTCGTGGCCTTTTGCTTCAGCTGCTACCAGCGCCTGCAACTGGTCGCCGTCGGCACCTCCGAGGACCGTTTCGACCGGCCCGGCGAGCGGCTGGCCGGCATGTTCCGGTACGCCTTCGGTCAAGAGAGGGTCCTCGCTAGACCCTACGGCCTGAATCACTTCGCGCTCTTCTGGGCCTTCATGCTGCTCCTGGTCGCGAACGTCTCCTTCCTGGCCGAAGGGCTCTTCCCCGGGTTCACCCTCTCGGCGCTCCCGGCCCCCCTGCACCACGCCCTGGGACTCGCCTTCGACCTGGTCTCGGTGGTTGCGCTCGTCAGCGTCGCGGTAGCGCTCACTCGCCGGCTTTTCTTCGCGCCGTCCTACCTCGGTAACGATTACACCAAGGCCTGCAGCGGCGAGGCGCTCCTGATCCTCGCCTTGATCGCCACCCTGATGGTCGCCTTCTTCCTGCTGAACGCGGCGCAAATCGCTCTCGGCGCGGAGCAGACCTTGAGGCCCGTCTCCGGTGCGCTAGCGACTCTTTTGCGGGGGATGCCGCAAGCCTCGCTCGAAGCTATCGCCTCCGCCTCTTGGTGGGTGCATGCCGTGGTGCTCCTGCTGTTCATGAACCTTTTGCCCCGCAGCAAGCACATGCACATACTCACCGCCATCCCCAACTGCTACTTCCGCAACCTGGAGAAGCCCAACGTGCAGCCGCGCGAGAGCTTCGAACTCGGCAAGCGCTTCGGCGTGAGCGAGGTGGCGCAGTTCTCCTGGAAGGATCTGCTGGATTCCTTCTCCTGCACCGAATGCGGGCGCTGCCAGGACCTCTGCCCGGCCCACAACACCGGGAAGCCTTTGAACCCGCGCCGGATCATCCACGACATCAAGGTGAACCTCTTGGAGAACGGCGTCGCCAATGCCGGAAAGCAGCAGCTCCCGCTCATCGGCGAGAAGGCTGAGGGGACCAGCTGCGAGGACGCCCTTTGGTCCTGCACCACCTGCGGCGCCTGCCTGTCGGTCTGCCCGGTCCTCATCGAGCATATGCCCAAGATCGTCAAGATGCGTCGCCATCTGGTCCAGGAAAAGGCCAGGTTCCCGGAAGAGCTTTTGAACCTTTTCGAGAACATGGAGCAGCGTTCCAACCCCTGGGGCATCGCCCCCTCCGAGCGCGGCAAATGGGCGACCCTCCTGGGGGACAGGGAGTTCACGGCAGGCAAGACCGAATACCTCTTCTTCGTAGGGTGCGCCGGTTCCTTTGACAGCCGCGCCAAGCAGACCACCGTGGCCCTCGCCACCGTGCTCGACAAGGCAGGCGTCACCTGGGGCATCCTCGGCAGGGAAGAGCTCTGCTGCGGCGACAGCGTGAGGCGCCTGGGTAACGAATTCGTCTTCGACCGCATGGCGCGGGAGAACGTGGCCAAGTTCAAGGAGAAAGGGGTCACCAAGATCGTCACCCAGTGCCCGCACTGCTTCAGCACGCTCAAGAACGACTACCGTCAGTACGGTCTGGAGCTGGAGGTGCTGCACCACAGCGAGCTGATCGCAAGGCTCGTGCAGGAGGGGAAACTCCCCGCCGCCAAAGGTGTCAACCTGGGCAAGACCCTCTTCCACGACTCCTGCTACCTGGGGCGCCACAACGACACCTTCGACGCACCCCGCCAGGTGATCGAGGCAGCGACCGGTGCCGCTCCCGGGGAGTTCGAGCGCCAGAAAGAGAACGGGTTCTGCTGCGGTGCCGGCGGCGGGCGCATGTGGATGGAAGAGCAGATCGGCACGAGAATCAACCACGACCGCGTCAACGAGGCCCTGAAGCAGCAGCCCGACACCATCTGCGTCAGCTGTCCCTACTGCATGACCATGCTGGAGGACGGACTTAAGGACCAGGGCGCGGAAAAGGTGAGGGTAAAAGACATCGCAGAGGTAATGGCCGAGGCAATCAACTAG
- a CDS encoding electron transfer flavoprotein subunit beta/FixA family protein, translating to MLVISCIKQVPDTTQVKIDPVTNTLVREGIPFIVNPYDTHALEEGLALKDRFGLKAIAISMGPPNTEATLKKACALGVDQAILLSDRAFGGADTLATSQVLASAIERLGREEEVGIVFCGKQTIDGDTAQVGPGIATRLGFTQLTLVDRIEWLDVPNKRIRVRRKLEGRHEIVEAPLPVVITAVRELNRPRYPTVPMRLSAQETPVALWDNQVLQLDVETVGLKGSATWVSKIFSPERDQGEIIGDGVNDPEGTAHLLLDKMLAKDLLAL from the coding sequence ATGCTTGTGATCTCCTGCATCAAACAAGTGCCAGACACCACCCAGGTGAAGATCGACCCGGTCACCAACACCCTGGTCCGGGAAGGTATCCCCTTCATCGTCAACCCCTACGACACCCACGCCCTCGAAGAGGGGCTGGCGCTCAAAGATCGCTTCGGCCTCAAGGCCATCGCCATCTCCATGGGCCCCCCCAACACCGAGGCGACCCTCAAGAAGGCGTGCGCGCTGGGTGTGGACCAGGCCATCCTCCTCTCCGACCGGGCCTTTGGCGGCGCCGACACGCTGGCCACGAGCCAGGTCTTGGCCTCAGCCATCGAGCGCCTGGGGCGGGAGGAAGAAGTTGGCATCGTTTTTTGCGGCAAGCAGACCATCGACGGCGACACCGCCCAAGTAGGCCCCGGCATCGCCACCCGCCTTGGCTTCACCCAGCTCACCCTGGTTGACCGCATCGAGTGGCTGGATGTTCCCAACAAGCGTATACGGGTCAGGCGCAAGCTGGAAGGAAGGCACGAGATCGTGGAGGCGCCCCTCCCGGTTGTGATCACCGCGGTGCGCGAGCTGAACCGCCCCCGCTACCCAACAGTACCGATGCGCCTTTCCGCCCAGGAAACGCCGGTCGCGCTCTGGGACAACCAGGTGCTGCAACTCGACGTGGAGACGGTAGGCCTCAAGGGGTCCGCCACCTGGGTCAGCAAGATCTTCTCACCCGAGCGCGACCAGGGGGAGATCATCGGGGACGGCGTGAACGATCCGGAAGGAACCGCGCACTTGCTGCTTGACAAGATGCTGGCCAAAGACCTCTTAGCTCTCTAG
- a CDS encoding electron transfer flavoprotein subunit beta/FixA family protein, producing MKVLVCIKQVPDMESRFKVNGSGDWYDEADLAYRMNEYDEYAVEQAVQLKEQLGDAPDVTVLSIGPDRVGDALKKALAMGCDRAVHVQDPDSCRKDPWQIADIIASFAKGKDFDVIFTGMQSQDRGSAQVGVTVAERLGHNCTTTLVGFGFADGVITAKRELEGGLKSVVKLPLPALVTCQLGLNVPRYPTLPNIMKAKKKEFVTVPAAELLSEESAVATEKLYPPVKSGSAVVLEGDLAQIADRLLGILKEKTTVVK from the coding sequence ATGAAAGTTCTAGTCTGCATCAAACAGGTACCGGATATGGAATCCCGTTTCAAGGTCAACGGGAGCGGCGATTGGTACGACGAAGCCGATCTCGCCTACCGGATGAACGAGTATGACGAGTACGCGGTGGAACAGGCGGTACAGCTGAAGGAACAGCTGGGCGACGCGCCCGACGTCACCGTCCTCTCCATCGGGCCGGATCGGGTAGGGGATGCGCTCAAAAAGGCGCTGGCCATGGGGTGCGACCGCGCCGTCCACGTCCAGGACCCGGACAGCTGCCGCAAGGATCCCTGGCAGATCGCCGACATCATCGCCTCCTTCGCCAAGGGGAAAGACTTCGACGTCATCTTCACCGGCATGCAGTCCCAGGACAGGGGCTCCGCCCAGGTGGGCGTCACCGTCGCTGAGCGCTTGGGGCACAACTGCACCACCACTCTGGTCGGCTTCGGCTTTGCCGACGGCGTCATCACCGCCAAGAGGGAGCTCGAAGGCGGGTTGAAGAGCGTCGTCAAGCTTCCGCTTCCGGCCCTGGTCACCTGCCAGCTCGGCCTGAACGTGCCGCGCTACCCGACCCTTCCCAACATCATGAAGGCGAAGAAGAAGGAGTTTGTGACCGTCCCGGCTGCCGAGCTCCTGAGCGAAGAGTCGGCGGTCGCCACCGAAAAGCTCTACCCGCCGGTGAAAAGCGGCTCCGCCGTCGTGCTGGAAGGTGATCTGGCGCAGATCGCCGATCGTCTGCTGGGGATTCTCAAGGAAAAGACTACGGTCGTGAAATAG
- a CDS encoding electron transfer flavoprotein subunit alpha/FixB family protein, whose product MKALLICEQREGKILDTSYELVAFADRLGAEKVLVLVGKEAPKVDAKVYLADVDKFGEYNPDLHKQVVLEAIHKENPDYVVFVHSSYGWDLAPRVAAALKVGQVSEVVNIVDGKFELTLCNAKLRRTVAPKGARAVLTVQAGAFNAVEASGSAQVEAIDVAGSSKLQFVGYEPAEKKDVDLGRAEIIVSAGRGVGKKENVAIIAELAKAFGGELGASRPVVDAGWVAHSHQVGTTGQTVSPKLYVACGISGAIQHLAGMKKSDFIVAINKDKDAPISEAADVMVVADVLQLAPVLMEKLRAA is encoded by the coding sequence ATGAAAGCACTGCTTATCTGTGAACAAAGGGAAGGAAAGATCCTCGACACCAGTTATGAGCTGGTGGCGTTCGCCGATCGCCTGGGCGCCGAGAAGGTCCTGGTCCTGGTCGGTAAAGAGGCGCCGAAGGTCGACGCCAAGGTATATCTTGCGGACGTCGACAAGTTCGGCGAGTACAACCCGGACCTGCACAAGCAGGTCGTACTGGAGGCGATCCATAAGGAGAATCCCGACTACGTCGTGTTCGTCCATTCCTCCTACGGCTGGGACCTGGCTCCCAGGGTTGCGGCCGCGCTCAAGGTAGGGCAGGTCTCCGAGGTCGTCAACATCGTCGACGGCAAGTTCGAGCTGACGCTTTGCAACGCGAAGCTGCGCCGCACCGTGGCCCCCAAAGGGGCACGCGCCGTCCTCACCGTCCAGGCAGGCGCCTTCAACGCCGTCGAGGCGTCGGGAAGCGCGCAGGTCGAGGCCATTGACGTCGCCGGAAGCTCCAAGCTGCAGTTCGTAGGCTACGAGCCCGCCGAGAAGAAAGACGTCGATCTGGGCCGCGCGGAGATCATCGTCAGCGCCGGTCGCGGCGTCGGCAAGAAAGAGAACGTCGCGATCATCGCCGAGTTGGCCAAGGCATTCGGCGGCGAACTGGGTGCGAGCCGTCCCGTCGTCGACGCCGGCTGGGTCGCCCACAGCCATCAGGTCGGCACCACCGGCCAGACCGTATCCCCCAAGCTGTACGTTGCCTGCGGCATCTCCGGCGCGATACAGCATCTGGCCGGCATGAAGAAATCCGACTTCATCGTCGCCATCAACAAAGACAAAGACGCCCCCATCAGCGAGGCCGCAGACGTAATGGTAGTAGCCGACGTACTGCAACTGGCCCCGGTATTGATGGAAAAGCTGCGCGCCGCGTAG